In Geitlerinema sp. PCC 9228, a single genomic region encodes these proteins:
- a CDS encoding AarF/ABC1/UbiB kinase family protein, with translation MVKPLHWQKTKYAPLARQAEIFSAAAKFLFFLWSDSKLGRNSVARKKQRSQWLVQKLLDLGPTFIKIGQALSTRADLLPREYVEALGGLQDKVPPFPAEEAIALVETELGSSIYSLYREFDHFPIAAASLGQVHKAKLHTGEDVVVKVQRPGLERLFQLDFQALGKLVRFCHRYLRWTRQYNLEGIYNEFFNILYQEIDYIQEGRNEERFAENFRDYEGVIVPRVYWRYTTTKVLTVEYIPGIKVDDRKTIEDCGLDPAKINQIGISCYLKQLLVDGFFQADPHPGNLAIHPETGSIIFYDFGMLIEVNPLNKQEMLRTLFAVLRKDTNEVVDTLVAMGLLEPMGDMKPVRRLVAFLLDKFTEKPVDFQAFGEIKQELYVMFEKQPFRLPPEMTYILKALTTLDGIARSLDPKYNLVAAAKPFIKSLTGIPNTGKTGSNLVREVAIQTRDFVRSRFNQPSKAEIIFQHLDQRIQQGEWELQVRSIESDRALKRLNLAIKSLIYTGIAGFTFLVGAFLTMQSLPSWAIFAFVIAGVFTVILIRNLSTLAMRERMDKMVEK, from the coding sequence GTGGTGAAGCCTCTACACTGGCAAAAAACGAAATACGCTCCTCTGGCGCGCCAAGCGGAAATTTTCTCGGCTGCCGCCAAGTTTCTGTTTTTCCTGTGGTCGGATAGCAAACTGGGAAGAAATTCAGTAGCGCGCAAAAAACAGCGATCGCAGTGGCTGGTGCAAAAGCTGCTGGATTTGGGACCTACTTTTATTAAAATCGGACAGGCTTTATCTACCCGCGCCGATTTGCTGCCACGGGAGTATGTGGAAGCGTTGGGGGGATTGCAGGATAAGGTTCCTCCTTTTCCCGCCGAAGAAGCGATCGCGTTGGTAGAAACGGAATTAGGCAGTTCCATTTACTCTTTATACCGCGAATTCGACCATTTTCCCATCGCTGCCGCCAGTTTGGGTCAAGTTCACAAAGCCAAACTACACACCGGCGAAGATGTGGTGGTCAAAGTTCAGCGACCCGGCTTGGAACGTTTGTTTCAACTAGATTTTCAAGCCTTGGGGAAATTGGTACGTTTTTGCCACCGCTACCTGCGATGGACCCGACAGTACAATCTAGAAGGCATTTACAACGAATTTTTTAACATTCTCTACCAAGAAATCGATTATATTCAAGAAGGTAGAAACGAAGAACGCTTTGCCGAGAATTTCCGCGACTACGAAGGGGTCATCGTTCCCAGAGTATACTGGCGCTATACTACCACTAAAGTTCTCACGGTGGAATATATCCCCGGCATCAAAGTAGACGACCGCAAAACTATAGAAGACTGCGGGTTAGACCCAGCCAAAATCAATCAAATTGGCATTAGCTGCTATCTAAAACAGCTTTTGGTGGATGGTTTTTTCCAAGCGGACCCCCATCCGGGAAATTTAGCCATCCATCCCGAAACCGGTAGCATTATTTTCTACGATTTTGGCATGTTAATTGAGGTGAATCCCCTCAACAAACAGGAAATGCTGCGAACCCTGTTTGCGGTTTTGCGGAAAGATACCAACGAAGTGGTGGATACGTTGGTGGCGATGGGATTGTTGGAACCCATGGGGGATATGAAACCGGTACGGCGATTGGTGGCGTTTTTGTTGGATAAATTTACGGAAAAACCGGTGGATTTTCAAGCTTTTGGGGAAATTAAACAGGAATTGTATGTCATGTTTGAAAAGCAGCCTTTCCGCCTGCCACCGGAGATGACGTATATTTTAAAAGCGTTAACTACGTTGGATGGCATTGCGCGATCGCTGGATCCGAAATACAATTTGGTCGCTGCAGCCAAACCATTTATTAAAAGTTTAACGGGAATTCCCAACACTGGAAAAACCGGCAGCAATTTGGTACGGGAAGTTGCTATCCAAACCAGAGATTTTGTTCGGTCTCGCTTCAACCAACCCAGCAAAGCCGAAATTATATTCCAGCATTTGGATCAACGCATTCAGCAGGGAGAATGGGAATTGCAAGTACGTTCCATTGAAAGCGATCGCGCTTTAAAACGCCTCAACTTAGCCATCAAAAGTTTAATTTATACTGGTATTGCTGGCTTTACCTTTTTGGTCGGTGCCTTTTTAACCATGCAATCCTTGCCATCTTGGGCAATTTTTGCCTTTGTTATTGCTGGTGTTTTTACTGTTATTTTAATACGAAATTTGAGTACATTGGCTATGCGAGAACGAATGGATAAAATGGTAGAAAAATAA
- a CDS encoding GAF domain-containing sensor histidine kinase: MIESLFGMSSFMIHSPQEQQPSDANLLYQRICSTIVHSLDAGSLLPAITEIVGKWFGADICLLGVASKSNWKASTLGAADSEREIQPIYTYTSSPVDESDFPDLTTWQTPMQEDPLVVCDLQQLQQQYQEKFAKTGQSFPRGILATKTQFQGQENGVVVLMKFQPYSWKDEEIDSLKMAADRIAIAIFQMQVQRQTTITTQYQSIIADLTKAVHNSWQLEDIFQLAIEGVLKVLQMEQGEVLLLKYTTPQLSTVRHGSEAAGIQDPAFPTVEAPQPSMPQSKATVVGSQSSRQKDRTWVDTSFTASDCYWCQQAYRQAPEVLAIADQRPILRNHPQRRIAPIFNPHEFPALALVPLVGAQNEDNRKHPSVLGFMALQHAEPRGWRTDELDFLQLIAAQLSTAIIHNQTLTSVQALVEKRTAQLQRSLEVQAKLYEQTRKQVDQLRRLNQLKDEFVDTMSHELKTPLTSMQLAIRMLRQPNLPPERQALYLDILEKQCHQESKLVNDVLTLQRYESQQVELQNLQWVDLASTLQEEAAEFQQKWQQKGLNLDVAISPNPLYLHTEAENFQRILSELLVNAGKYSDKNTTAELKVSSQMQDGTEQVVLQVTNYGDGIAEEDLPHIFEKFRRGQGVTQQAVAGTGLGLTLVKCLVEHLDGSITVSSSPCQDQSEQWQTCFTVTLPQLREKR; the protein is encoded by the coding sequence ATGATAGAGTCTCTGTTTGGGATGTCATCTTTTATGATTCACTCCCCACAGGAGCAGCAACCATCAGATGCGAACCTGCTCTACCAACGGATTTGTTCGACAATCGTGCATTCACTCGATGCAGGTTCCTTGCTACCCGCCATCACGGAAATCGTGGGGAAGTGGTTTGGGGCGGATATATGTTTACTTGGTGTGGCATCTAAATCAAATTGGAAGGCAAGTACCTTAGGTGCTGCCGATAGCGAACGGGAAATTCAACCAATATATACCTATACTTCCTCACCAGTTGATGAGTCGGATTTTCCCGATCTAACAACTTGGCAAACCCCCATGCAGGAAGATCCTTTGGTGGTATGCGACTTGCAACAGTTGCAGCAGCAGTACCAGGAGAAATTTGCCAAGACAGGTCAATCTTTTCCTAGGGGGATTTTAGCAACCAAAACTCAATTTCAAGGGCAGGAAAACGGGGTGGTGGTCCTTATGAAGTTTCAACCATATTCCTGGAAAGACGAGGAAATTGATTCGCTGAAAATGGCCGCCGATCGCATCGCCATTGCCATTTTCCAGATGCAAGTGCAGCGGCAGACAACGATAACTACCCAATATCAATCGATTATTGCCGATCTGACCAAAGCCGTGCATAACTCTTGGCAACTAGAAGATATTTTCCAGCTGGCTATAGAAGGCGTCCTCAAAGTTTTGCAGATGGAGCAGGGAGAGGTCTTGCTGCTCAAATATACGACCCCGCAGCTATCGACAGTTCGCCACGGTTCGGAAGCTGCTGGCATTCAAGATCCAGCTTTCCCAACGGTAGAAGCGCCACAACCATCCATGCCGCAAAGCAAAGCCACCGTGGTTGGTTCGCAATCCAGCCGCCAAAAAGATCGAACTTGGGTGGATACCAGCTTTACCGCTTCCGATTGTTACTGGTGCCAGCAAGCGTATCGCCAAGCACCAGAAGTTTTAGCGATCGCCGACCAACGTCCCATTTTACGCAACCATCCCCAGCGCCGCATCGCTCCCATTTTCAATCCTCACGAGTTTCCGGCTTTGGCATTGGTTCCCTTGGTGGGAGCGCAAAACGAAGACAACCGCAAACATCCCTCGGTTTTAGGCTTCATGGCGCTACAACATGCCGAACCCAGAGGTTGGCGAACCGATGAATTGGATTTCCTGCAACTCATTGCCGCGCAGTTGAGTACCGCCATTATTCACAATCAAACCCTCACTTCCGTACAAGCTTTGGTGGAAAAACGCACAGCGCAATTGCAGCGCAGCTTGGAAGTACAAGCCAAACTGTACGAACAAACTCGCAAGCAAGTAGACCAACTGCGACGCCTCAATCAACTGAAAGACGAGTTCGTAGACACCATGTCTCACGAACTGAAAACGCCGCTGACCAGCATGCAACTGGCGATTCGTATGCTACGCCAACCCAACCTACCACCAGAACGGCAAGCCTTGTATCTGGATATTTTAGAAAAACAGTGCCACCAAGAGTCCAAATTGGTCAACGATGTCTTGACCCTGCAACGGTACGAATCCCAACAAGTAGAACTGCAAAATTTGCAGTGGGTGGATCTAGCTAGTACTTTGCAAGAAGAAGCAGCGGAGTTCCAGCAAAAGTGGCAGCAAAAAGGCTTGAACTTAGATGTAGCCATCTCGCCAAATCCCCTTTATTTGCATACGGAAGCAGAAAATTTCCAGCGCATTCTCAGCGAATTGTTGGTCAACGCCGGTAAATATTCCGATAAAAACACCACTGCCGAACTTAAAGTGAGTTCCCAGATGCAAGACGGTACCGAACAGGTGGTTTTGCAGGTGACCAACTACGGCGATGGGATTGCGGAAGAAGATTTACCGCATATTTTTGAGAAATTCCGCCGCGGTCAGGGAGTAACCCAGCAAGCCGTTGCCGGAACGGGGTTGGGGTTGACTCTGGTAAAATGCTTGGTCGAACATCTCGATGGCAGCATTACTGTTAGCAGTTCCCCTTGCCAAGACCAAAGCGAACAGTGGCAAACTTGTTTTACGGTGACTTTACCGCAGTTACGAGAAAAACGCTAA
- a CDS encoding 2-phosphosulfolactate phosphatase family protein gives MQLFVYHTPELTPTEPVPNCAVAVDVLRATTTMTTALSAGAKSVQAFSDIKLLMETSESVPANQRLRAGERGGKQVSDCEMGNSPLDCTPEKVSGRKIFLSTTNGTRALQKIKAAPVAVAAALVNRQVVVDYLVQKQPETLWIVGSGWEGSYSLEDTVCAGAIIDGWLQTTQATLADVAGNDEAIAAHTLYFQWQNQLLRLMELSSHGRRLLGLERHEDLKYCAQLDILDVLPLQTSSVEESNPIFASAANL, from the coding sequence GTGCAATTATTTGTTTATCATACCCCCGAACTTACCCCCACCGAACCCGTTCCCAACTGCGCCGTTGCGGTGGACGTTTTGCGCGCCACCACCACCATGACAACGGCTTTGTCAGCTGGTGCCAAGTCCGTACAGGCTTTTTCCGATATCAAGCTACTCATGGAAACGAGCGAGTCCGTTCCCGCCAACCAACGGCTGCGCGCTGGCGAACGCGGTGGCAAGCAAGTTTCTGATTGCGAGATGGGAAATTCTCCCCTCGATTGTACGCCGGAAAAGGTGAGCGGACGGAAAATTTTTCTGAGTACCACCAACGGTACCCGTGCTTTACAAAAAATCAAAGCTGCTCCGGTGGCTGTGGCTGCGGCTTTGGTTAACCGGCAAGTGGTGGTGGACTATCTGGTGCAAAAACAACCGGAAACTTTGTGGATTGTCGGTTCTGGCTGGGAAGGCAGCTATTCCCTAGAAGATACGGTTTGTGCCGGTGCAATTATTGATGGTTGGCTGCAGACGACCCAAGCCACCCTCGCCGATGTGGCTGGCAACGACGAAGCGATCGCGGCGCACACGTTATATTTTCAATGGCAAAACCAACTCCTGCGTCTGATGGAGCTTTCCAGCCACGGCCGGCGCTTGTTGGGATTGGAACGCCACGAAGATCTAAAATATTGCGCTCAATTAGATATTTTGGACGTACTGCCTTTACAAACCAGTTCGGTAGAGGAAAGCAATCCCATTTTTGCCAGCGCCGCCAATCTCTAA
- a CDS encoding acetoacetate decarboxylase family protein, with the protein MAYPKSPWTLKGFVVGTLHWIDSAAVRSLLPSECQIVEILPGKTLASVYLAKYEAGSALSYSELIVAPSLVRHGGKAGGWISYIYVDHPDSVAGGREIWGLPKEMAEFTWEKGNPSQVTVRQEGTTLLRLEYRRSLGYLPLRAQLYGYSILEPALLRFAIRMRGWMGGTGSRLEIPEESPLATLPLSRGKLTYRCPMAQLTVSAPESVGISQFIRKQAIAL; encoded by the coding sequence ATGGCATATCCTAAGTCTCCCTGGACTCTCAAAGGCTTTGTTGTCGGCACCCTCCATTGGATCGATTCGGCGGCGGTGCGATCGCTGCTACCGTCTGAATGCCAAATTGTAGAAATCTTGCCGGGAAAAACCCTAGCCAGCGTTTACCTGGCCAAATACGAAGCGGGTTCTGCTTTATCCTACAGCGAACTGATTGTCGCCCCCAGTTTGGTTCGCCATGGCGGCAAAGCAGGTGGTTGGATTTCTTATATTTATGTGGACCATCCCGACTCGGTAGCGGGGGGTCGAGAAATTTGGGGATTGCCCAAAGAAATGGCAGAATTTACGTGGGAAAAGGGAAATCCCTCCCAAGTGACCGTTCGCCAGGAAGGAACAACCCTGTTGCGTCTTGAGTACCGGCGGTCGTTGGGATATTTGCCCCTGCGAGCGCAGTTATATGGGTATAGTATTTTAGAACCAGCTTTATTGCGGTTTGCCATTCGCATGCGCGGTTGGATGGGGGGGACAGGCAGTAGGTTAGAAATTCCCGAGGAAAGTCCTTTGGCGACCTTGCCTTTGTCTCGGGGAAAACTAACCTATCGTTGCCCGATGGCACAGCTGACCGTTAGCGCACCGGAAAGCGTTGGTATCAGCCAGTTTATCCGCAAGCAGGCGATCGCGTTGTAA
- a CDS encoding lipid-A-disaccharide synthase-related protein has translation MKLLCLSNGHGEDAIAVRILQQLQQHPRCPEIGALPMVGEGQAYSQLSDVSIVGPVQSMPSGGFVYMDSKQFWRDIRSGLLKLTWQQFRAMRRWVRPDGVVLAVGDILPLLFAWLSGVPYVFVGTAKSEYYLRDESGWLQRKQWGSDRLAKWTGSVYLPWERFLMKRRRCRGVFPRDGLTTEILQKHGVPALNLGNPMMDNLQPTQLLPKTAEEIEEIEKQRSLTLALLPGSRPAEAQNNWNTILQAVTCLQSAWDERPILFVAPIAPGVSSDGFREILDNFGWTETPEAKIPSPLEPKTKWVYTQQKATLVLTPDAYQECLWLADIAIAMAGTATEQFVGLGKPAITIPGKGPQFTPAFAEAQKRLLGESLFFIEQPSQVVSLVVELLQDPDWLQAIADNGRRRMGTPGASDRIASYLMEHLVVAPTT, from the coding sequence TTGAAACTACTTTGCCTGAGCAACGGTCACGGAGAAGACGCGATCGCCGTTCGGATCTTACAGCAACTGCAACAACACCCTCGCTGTCCGGAAATTGGCGCTTTGCCAATGGTAGGCGAAGGACAAGCCTATTCCCAACTGTCGGATGTTTCCATTGTGGGTCCGGTGCAGTCCATGCCATCGGGAGGCTTTGTTTACATGGACAGCAAACAGTTCTGGCGAGACATCCGCAGCGGTTTGCTGAAACTGACCTGGCAGCAATTTCGTGCCATGCGCCGCTGGGTTCGTCCCGATGGTGTGGTTTTGGCCGTTGGTGATATTTTACCGTTGCTGTTTGCTTGGTTGAGCGGCGTTCCCTATGTTTTTGTGGGTACGGCAAAATCGGAATACTACCTGCGCGACGAATCCGGTTGGCTGCAGCGAAAACAGTGGGGAAGCGATCGCTTGGCCAAATGGACCGGTTCGGTATATTTACCTTGGGAACGATTTCTCATGAAACGGCGTCGTTGTCGCGGTGTTTTTCCCCGGGATGGTCTGACCACGGAAATCTTACAAAAACATGGGGTACCTGCCTTAAATCTCGGCAATCCCATGATGGACAATTTACAACCCACCCAACTGCTTCCCAAAACCGCCGAAGAAATCGAAGAAATCGAAAAACAGCGATCGCTGACCTTAGCCTTGCTGCCGGGTTCGCGTCCTGCGGAAGCGCAAAACAACTGGAATACCATTCTCCAAGCCGTTACCTGTTTGCAAAGTGCTTGGGACGAACGACCGATTCTGTTTGTAGCCCCCATTGCGCCTGGTGTCAGTAGCGACGGTTTTCGGGAAATTTTAGATAATTTTGGTTGGACGGAAACTCCCGAGGCGAAAATTCCTTCTCCCTTAGAACCCAAAACCAAATGGGTCTACACCCAACAGAAAGCTACCTTAGTTTTAACCCCAGATGCCTACCAGGAATGTTTGTGGCTGGCAGATATTGCTATTGCCATGGCAGGAACCGCCACCGAACAGTTTGTGGGACTGGGAAAACCCGCCATTACTATTCCCGGGAAAGGACCACAGTTTACCCCTGCCTTTGCCGAAGCACAAAAACGCCTGTTGGGAGAATCTTTATTTTTCATCGAACAACCCAGCCAAGTGGTGTCTCTGGTGGTGGAGTTGCTGCAAGACCCGGATTGGTTGCAAGCTATTGCCGATAATGGTCGCCGTCGTATGGGAACCCCTGGTGCCAGCGATCGCATTGCTAGCTATTTGATGGAACATTTGGTGGTCGCGCCAACAACATAA
- a CDS encoding NF038130 family PEP-CTERM protein produces the protein MTASLQKYILGASAIVGIGAIAATPAAAASLSNVQMFGGDYQTYTEDDVYRRDEQAAVNALTDSDRYTNVELNSANEYLSDNVTGFTGQLGSQSVTVEGITDQDWNNGLRQQWLGDFKTAYKALDTSVVIDTLFGSFPLNFADTVAASLENRSGDPNVASMTKDNATGEISLDLIGHYNIWDTPWMSNVYANFGDTIEPLKEAVPTLQISEIAKVTVDGEVSYAYSFSAEETGVLAVDAADNDTSSHTGRYTWTTQGTVEPSRAQVPEPSAILGLTALSGLLVFAKRKTA, from the coding sequence ATGACTGCAAGCCTTCAAAAATACATACTCGGCGCTTCTGCTATTGTAGGAATTGGCGCGATCGCTGCTACCCCTGCTGCTGCCGCTAGCCTCAGCAACGTTCAAATGTTCGGCGGCGACTATCAAACTTATACAGAAGATGATGTCTACAGGAGGGACGAACAGGCAGCAGTTAATGCCTTGACGGATAGCGATCGCTATACCAACGTAGAGTTAAATTCTGCCAACGAATATTTGAGCGACAACGTAACTGGCTTTACTGGCCAGCTAGGCTCCCAATCCGTTACAGTTGAAGGCATTACAGACCAAGATTGGAATAATGGTCTACGACAGCAGTGGTTGGGTGACTTTAAGACAGCATACAAGGCATTAGACACCTCTGTTGTGATTGATACTTTATTTGGTTCATTTCCTTTGAATTTTGCTGATACTGTTGCAGCTTCCTTAGAAAATCGTTCTGGCGATCCGAACGTTGCCAGTATGACCAAAGATAATGCAACTGGAGAAATCAGTTTGGACTTAATTGGTCACTATAATATTTGGGATACACCTTGGATGAGCAATGTATATGCGAACTTTGGTGATACAATAGAGCCACTTAAAGAAGCAGTTCCTACGCTCCAAATCAGCGAAATTGCTAAAGTAACCGTTGATGGTGAGGTGTCCTATGCCTACAGTTTCTCGGCTGAGGAAACCGGTGTATTGGCGGTAGATGCGGCAGATAACGATACTTCCTCCCATACGGGACGTTATACTTGGACAACTCAAGGAACTGTGGAACCGAGTCGCGCTCAAGTTCCCGAGCCTTCTGCAATTTTAGGATTAACAGCTCTTAGCGGTTTGCTGGTCTTTGCCAAAAGAAAAACTGCGTAA
- a CDS encoding leucyl aminopeptidase — MDFRATDTSILNWSGDALAIAFHEEAVNVTGDVAKLDEKLSGVISELIEETEFKGSAGSSAVTRVGGGSQIRKIIVLGLGKAEDSPLENWRLAAATAAKVAQKERCKTLGLGLNLWNNDASNTTQAMVEGVALGLHKDTRFKSDPEEKKSFLEQVDLLGLSGQEDAIRRGQQIASGVILARELVSAPANQVTPVTMAETAQQLASEYGLSLEILEKEDCEKLGMGSFLGVAQASDLPPKFVHLSYQPQGTPRRKIAIVGKGLTFDSGGLNLKPSGSGIETMKMDMGGAATTFGTAKAIAQLQPDVEVHFISAVTENMISGRAMRPGDILTASNGKTIEVNNTDAEGRLTLADALVYTEKLEVDAIVDLATLTGACLIALGEDIAGFWSNDDTLAEQLRQAASNAGEKLWQMPLEEKYFEGMKSPIADMKNAGPRAGGAITAALFLKQFVEKTPWAHIDIAGAAWTDKEKEYTGAGGTGYGVRTLVNWILSK, encoded by the coding sequence ATGGATTTTCGCGCAACCGATACCTCGATTTTGAATTGGTCTGGAGACGCTCTGGCGATCGCGTTTCACGAAGAAGCCGTGAATGTCACTGGCGATGTAGCCAAGCTAGATGAAAAACTCTCTGGCGTTATCTCAGAACTGATTGAGGAAACCGAATTTAAGGGGTCTGCCGGGAGCAGTGCTGTCACCCGCGTCGGTGGTGGTAGCCAGATTCGTAAAATTATTGTACTGGGTTTGGGCAAAGCTGAAGACAGCCCCCTCGAAAATTGGCGTTTGGCTGCGGCAACCGCTGCTAAGGTGGCTCAAAAAGAACGCTGCAAAACCTTGGGTTTGGGGTTGAACCTTTGGAACAACGATGCGTCCAATACCACCCAAGCGATGGTGGAAGGCGTGGCGTTGGGATTGCATAAGGATACCCGCTTCAAATCCGACCCGGAAGAGAAGAAAAGTTTCTTGGAACAGGTGGATTTGTTGGGACTTTCCGGACAGGAAGACGCGATTCGTCGGGGGCAGCAAATTGCTTCTGGTGTGATTTTGGCGCGGGAGTTGGTATCGGCACCTGCCAATCAAGTTACGCCGGTGACTATGGCGGAAACAGCCCAACAACTGGCTTCCGAGTACGGTTTGTCTCTGGAAATTCTGGAAAAGGAAGATTGTGAGAAGCTGGGGATGGGGTCGTTTTTGGGTGTGGCACAAGCTTCGGACCTACCACCCAAGTTTGTGCACCTATCTTATCAACCCCAAGGAACGCCCCGCCGCAAAATTGCCATTGTTGGTAAGGGATTGACCTTTGATTCGGGTGGATTGAACCTCAAACCCTCCGGCAGCGGCATTGAAACCATGAAAATGGATATGGGAGGCGCGGCTACCACGTTTGGGACGGCAAAAGCGATCGCGCAGCTCCAACCAGATGTAGAAGTCCATTTTATCTCTGCCGTGACGGAAAATATGATTAGTGGTCGCGCCATGCGTCCGGGGGATATCCTTACGGCTTCCAACGGCAAAACCATTGAAGTGAACAATACCGATGCGGAAGGTCGTTTGACTCTGGCAGATGCTTTGGTCTACACCGAAAAGCTAGAAGTAGATGCAATTGTAGATTTAGCGACTTTGACAGGTGCTTGCCTCATTGCTTTGGGAGAAGATATTGCTGGATTTTGGAGTAATGACGACACTCTCGCGGAACAGTTGCGGCAAGCGGCTAGCAATGCTGGGGAGAAACTTTGGCAAATGCCTTTGGAAGAGAAATATTTTGAAGGCATGAAGTCGCCAATTGCCGATATGAAAAATGCCGGACCCCGTGCTGGCGGCGCGATTACAGCTGCGTTGTTCTTGAAGCAGTTTGTGGAGAAAACCCCTTGGGCACATATTGACATTGCTGGGGCAGCTTGGACGGATAAGGAAAAAGAGTACACGGGCGCTGGCGGCACTGGATACGGTGTCCGCACGTTGGTTAACTGGATTCTGTCCAAGTGA
- a CDS encoding FAD-dependent oxidoreductase, whose translation MKRVFLLPAGFLFFCLSGVSATTQAQTTSTPTPDREVACDILVAGAGLAGVATAYESLHAGKTVCLTDITDWLGGQISSQGTAALDERPTQRRRLFFPRGYLELRQRIEDFYDRLNPGKCWVSESCFLPRDAHHILQQMLRDAEQRGEGRLHWFPNTVVKELRKNEPGNFLTSAIAIQHQSAADAPPLNTKPLSETITEAYRYQDSENFTKTMIRLHPPAAETENNDGPNWYVVDATETGELIALADVPYRLGIDPRSAWEPSASTRHGDRYCTQGFTYTFAMEATQEPPSHTKPDFYDRYQPYYSYELERLADFSLVFTYRRIHSAKPDKPLPSNIRDYPIHVGDISMQNWTWGNDYRPGTRRDNLIYTREQLQAQGQLEPGGWMGGLRVETLAAAEELARGFFYWLVRGETDSQLGAGVKEPHPNYRYLQGYDSPMGTAHGLSKYPYIREARRIIGRSYPAYPEGFTVWEVDISRQNFQQDWYRLNLTPAEYEGLWTEIAGVDTLQAIRADGPQPRLQRSRSRIYPDAVGIAHYAIDFHPCMGMHPPEAPGNFERPGERFGAGAAYPFQIPLRATIPQQFDNFLVAGKSIATSHVAAAAYRVHSFEWSVGAAVGNTVVFALQREILPVELVDDLPRREPMLEALQGRLRTRGNPIAFPDTSIFNQDWQDWR comes from the coding sequence ATGAAGCGCGTTTTTCTTTTACCAGCCGGTTTTTTATTTTTTTGTCTCTCGGGAGTTTCTGCCACGACACAAGCACAAACGACCTCCACACCGACGCCAGATCGAGAAGTCGCTTGCGATATTTTGGTAGCTGGTGCTGGCTTGGCTGGCGTGGCAACGGCGTACGAAAGTTTGCACGCTGGCAAAACGGTTTGTTTGACCGATATTACTGATTGGCTGGGGGGTCAAATTTCTTCCCAAGGCACTGCCGCACTGGACGAACGCCCTACCCAACGCCGTCGTTTGTTTTTTCCCCGGGGATACTTGGAGCTGCGCCAGCGGATTGAAGATTTTTACGATCGCCTCAATCCGGGAAAATGCTGGGTGAGCGAGTCTTGTTTTCTGCCCCGAGATGCCCACCACATTCTCCAGCAAATGCTGCGCGATGCCGAACAACGGGGAGAAGGAAGGCTACACTGGTTCCCGAATACGGTGGTGAAAGAACTCCGGAAAAATGAACCGGGAAATTTTTTAACATCTGCGATCGCGATCCAGCATCAAAGTGCTGCTGATGCGCCGCCTTTGAATACCAAACCTCTATCCGAAACTATTACGGAAGCCTACCGCTATCAAGATTCGGAAAATTTTACCAAAACCATGATTCGCCTGCATCCCCCAGCGGCGGAAACAGAAAACAACGATGGTCCCAACTGGTATGTGGTGGATGCCACGGAAACAGGAGAATTGATTGCTCTGGCCGATGTTCCCTACCGTTTGGGGATTGACCCGCGTTCGGCTTGGGAACCCTCGGCATCAACTCGTCACGGCGATCGCTATTGTACCCAAGGTTTTACCTACACGTTTGCTATGGAGGCCACCCAAGAACCGCCATCCCATACCAAACCGGATTTTTACGATCGCTACCAGCCTTATTACAGCTACGAGTTGGAACGTTTGGCGGATTTTTCTCTGGTGTTTACCTACCGACGCATTCACAGTGCCAAACCAGACAAACCGCTACCGAGCAATATTCGCGACTATCCCATCCATGTTGGGGATATTTCCATGCAAAATTGGACCTGGGGTAACGATTATCGTCCGGGAACTCGCCGCGATAATTTGATTTATACCCGGGAACAGTTGCAAGCCCAAGGTCAATTAGAACCTGGTGGTTGGATGGGGGGATTGCGTGTGGAAACGTTGGCGGCGGCGGAAGAGCTGGCGCGGGGATTTTTCTATTGGTTGGTACGCGGGGAAACGGATTCTCAGTTGGGTGCCGGGGTGAAAGAACCCCATCCCAACTATCGCTACTTGCAGGGGTACGATTCGCCCATGGGAACCGCACATGGGTTGTCGAAATATCCCTACATTCGGGAGGCGCGTCGCATTATTGGACGTTCCTATCCGGCTTATCCGGAAGGGTTTACGGTTTGGGAGGTGGATATTTCCCGGCAAAATTTTCAACAGGATTGGTATCGCTTGAATCTTACGCCGGCGGAGTACGAAGGTCTGTGGACGGAAATTGCGGGGGTGGATACGCTGCAGGCGATTCGTGCTGACGGACCACAACCGCGTTTGCAGCGATCGCGATCGCGGATTTATCCGGATGCGGTGGGAATTGCTCACTATGCGATTGATTTTCATCCTTGTATGGGGATGCATCCACCCGAAGCACCGGGCAATTTTGAACGTCCTGGGGAACGATTTGGTGCGGGGGCGGCGTATCCGTTTCAAATTCCTTTACGGGCGACGATTCCCCAACAGTTCGATAATTTTTTGGTGGCTGGGAAAAGTATTGCGACTAGTCACGTGGCGGCGGCGGCTTACCGGGTGCATTCTTTTGAATGGTCGGTGGGTGCGGCTGTGGGCAATACGGTGGTGTTTGCTTTGCAACGGGAGATTTTGCCGGTGGAATTGGTGGACGATTTGCCGCGGCGGGAACCGATGTTGGAGGCTTTGCAGGGGCGTTTGCGAACACGGGGCAATCCCATTGCGTTCCCGGATACGTCGATTTTCAATCAAGATTGGCAAGATTGGCGTTAG